GTACTCCCGCTAGGATGGTTACGTCCACGTGCTGCACGTGGCGGGCAATGCGCTCAATCTTCTCCTCCCATTCGTCGAGCAAAGCTAGCTCCAGGGGGGGCGTGCGGATGAACTCAGCCCACGTGGGCAGGTTCTGCATGATGATGGCCGACACATCTCCCACATGAGAATCGGCGTCGTGCAGGCGAAACGGGTTCGGGCCGTGTGTGCCCCCCAGCGAAAGAGTTTTACCGCTCAGAATGCGCTCTTCCGGGTACAGGTGCGTGGCCAGGGCCGTCATGTCGCGCCCGGCCCGGTAGTGACACTCTTGCAGCGACTCCCGCGTAACGGGGATGTACTTGCTGCGGGCATTGGTGGTTCCCGACGATTTGGAGAACCACTGCACCTTACCGGGCCAAAGCACGTCGGCTTCGCCCTGCAGCACCCGCTCGATGTGCGGGTAAAGCTGTTCGTAGGTAGCGCAAGGCACACGCTGGGCAAACTCGCGCGCGCTCAGCCCGTCGGCGTAGCCATAGCGGCTTCCCCACTCCGTGGTCTGGGCCGTGTGCAACAACGAACGCAACACAGCTGCCTGCGCCTCGTGCGGATTGTCGCGAAACTGATCGATGTCGCTCAACCGCCGCTGCACAGCCCAGCTCAGTACTTCATGTATCATTGATCATGTATCATTGATCAGCCAGCCGTTATACTTGATCAACTACGAGTTGTAGCAGTCTGCGCTACCAGATCAACTCTGATAACTGATCAAGGACAAGGGTTAACTGATAGCCGGTTTAGCTCGCTTCAGCTCGAAGTTCTTACCTAGGTACACGCGGCGCACTACTTCGTCGGCAGCTAGCTCTTCGGCCGTGCCGGCTTTCAGGAGCTTTCCTTCAAAGAGTAGGTACGCCCGGTCGACGATGCTCAGCGTGGAGTTTACGTCGTGGTCGGTGATGAGGATACCGATGTTTTTGTGCTTGAGCTTAGCTACAATGCCCTGAATCTCTTCCGTAGCAATGGGGTCGACGCCGGCGAAAGGCTCATCCAGAAGCACGAATTTCGGGTCAACGGCTAGGGCGCGCGCAATTTCGGTGCGGCGTCGCTCGCCCCCGCTCAGCACCCGCCCTAGGTTTTTGCGCACGTGCGTGAGGCTGAATTCATTGAGCAGCTCTTCGGTTTTGTCAAGCTGCTCCTTTTTCGAGAGCTTGGTCATTTGCAGCACCGCCAAGATGTTTTCCTCCACCGTCAGGTCGCGAAAGACGGAGGCTTCCTGGGCTAGGTAGCCCACCCCACGCTGTGCCCGTTGGTAGATGGGCAGGCGGGTAATTTCCTCGTTATCAAGGAAAATGCGCCCCTCATTAGGCTTCACCATGCCCACCATCATGTAGAAACAGGTGGTTTTGCCGGCACCGTTCGGTCCTAGCAGCCCTACGATTTCGCCCTGCTCTACCGTCACCGACATGTCGTTGACTACGGTACGCGCTTTGTATTTCTTGATCAGGTGTTCGGCTCTCAGAATCATTGTACCGGTAAAGGTAAGGGGTTAAAAGAGTTGGGCAGTATAGCATGATCCTACGACTCCACCATCAACTAGCAGTATCGTTGCATGAGGCAAGTTCGGGCTCCCAGCCAGGCCGTTGATACCAACGCCCTTAAGGCTAACGACATTCGGTGTTCAAACGGTATTGTTCAACGAGAATGATACTACGACACACGAACTCGCTTGCCATTTCCGGTTTAGTTAGCGCCGTGTCATGTGCTTGCTGTGCTTGTGCTCTTTCTGCACAAACTCGGTGGGACGGCAGTGCACGAGCTGGGCGAAGGTATTGCTGAACGCCGATAGGCTATTATAACCCACGCTGTAGGCTATTTCGCTGATATTCTTGCTGGTTTGCAGCATCTGCTCCATGGCGGAGATGATGCGACACAGCTTCAGGTACTGCACAAACGATAAGCTCATGCGCTGCTGAAAGAGCCGCGACAAGTTGCGCGTGCTGAAGCCAAACTGCCGCGCCACGGCCGATAGCTCCAGCGGCTCTCCTAGGTTTTCGTGCAAGTAAGCCAGCACCGGTTGCAGGCGCTCGTCGTCGGTGGTGGGCAGCACGATGGGGAGCGGGTGCTGGCTGATTTGGGGCAGCAGCATCTTCAGCGTTTGCAGAAACAAGTACTGGTCGTGGTCATCGGGGCAGATGTGACCGTCCCATCTTTCCGTGAACAGCAGCATCTCGTAGAGCAGCGTCGTGACGGGGTAAATGCCCATCACGCTGTAGAATGGGTGGGCTAGGTCGTCATCAACCGCGAAGCACAGGCTATGCAACAGATGCTGAGGGGACTGTACAAACACGCGGTGTTCCATGAGCGGCGGAATCCAGACGTAGTGGCGGGCCGGAATGAAGTACGTCTTGGTGGGCGCGTACAAGTAAGCTAGCCCCTCTTCCACGTACACAAACTGCCCCTTTTGGTGATAATGCATGGGGTAGTTGTGCTCGGTGCGGGCATGCTGTACGAACATGCACGCCGGCAGACTATCGATGTCGATGTTCTGTTGGAGAAACTGTGTGGCAGTGAGCATAGAAAAACGGATGGCCGATTTGAGCAAATCTATGGCGAATTAGAAAAAGCGCCACACAGCAAGCTATTTTATCTTTGCTGCGTATAAAAAAACATGGAAATGATCTATCGAAGTCGAGCCTGGATTTTAATAGTAACTATCTCGACAGTAATAGCTTACCAAGCTCAAGCACAGGCAAATTTACAAGCTCAACTAGTACTTACTTTAGATAAGGCTTGGCAGCAAGCCGAAGCCTACAACAAAGAGGTTCAGCTACAGCAGCAGCAAGTTGTTATCAGTCAAGAGCTTGTAAAAGATCGGCAAACTGAGCGGCTACCACGCGTGATGACCCGTGGGGAGTACACCTACCTAGGTGCCTTGTACGGCTACGAACCCAAGAAGTGGCTGAGCAACCCTGAGTCGGTGCCGGTGCCGCCTAGCCCGCACGTGTACAGCGCGGCCCTTCGCACCGAGTGGGACGTGTACACTGGCGGGCGCATCAAAAACCAGATCGAAACGCAGGCGGTGAATGCCGAGCTAGAAGGACAGCGCCTCAGCCTGACGCGGGAAGATATCCGGCTGCGGGTGGCGCAGGTGTACCTCGACCTGAAGCGCAATCTCGTGTACCGCGGCCTCACCCAGGGCAACATCACCGAGTCGGAGCGGCGGCTGCGCCAAATTCAGTCGCTGTATAAAAACGGCGTAGTGCTGCGCAGCGACGTGCTGCGGGCCGAGCTGCAAACCTCGCGGCAGCAACTGCTGCTCACCGAAATCAACAACAACATTACCCTCGCCAACCAGCGCCTCAACATCCTGATGGGTGCGCCCGAAGAGCAGCCCAACGCGCCAGCCGAAGACATTCTGCCGGCTACAGCCCTGCTTACTGGGTCCTACGAAGACTACGTGCGCCAAGCGCAAGGACAGGCGCCGGAGCTGCGGGTGGCGGGCTTACAGACGCGCCTCAGCCAGCTCCGACTAGAAGGCACCGAGGTGATTCGGCGGCCGCAGGTGGGCATGTTTGCGGGCTATAGCTACAACTTTCCCAACCGCCTGACCTTCCCCTTCGTGCCGCAGATTTACAGCTTCGGGGAGGTGGGTGTGCGGGTGGCGTACAACATCACGGGGCGCTACTACGACCGCCACGCGGAAAGAGCGGCCGAGCTAGGGTTGGAGCGCCAAAAGCTAGCCGAGCAAAACGTGCTCGACCAGAAGCGGCAGGAAGTGAAGACGGCGTACGTGCGCTTTCAGGAAACGCTGGAGCGCATTCGCATTGCGCAGCAGAATATTCAGCAAGCTTCGGAAAACTACCGCATCGTGAACAGCACCTATTTCAATCAGCTAGCCCTGCTCACCGATTTGCTCGACGCTGATAACCAGCTGCTTCAGTCGCGCTTCGACCTCATCACGGCGCAGGTGCAGGCCGCTACGCAATACTATCAACTCCAAAAGGCCCTCGGCACTCTATAAGGTATCCGTATTATGGCAACTACAGCAACGAAGACCGACAACTCGAAGCGGGCCGACCGGGTCATTGCGCGCATTACCACTTGGCTGGCGGGCTTGCTGCTCGTGGCGCTGCTGGTGTGGGGCGGCATCATGGGCTGGCGCCTACTGCAGTACGAAGAAACCAACGACGCGCAGGTGGAGGAATACATCAACCCCATCAATAGCAAGGTCACGGGCTACATCCGCAAGATCAAGTACCAGGAAAACCAGGCCGTGAAGGCAGGCGACACGCTCGTCATTATCGACGACCGTGACTACCAACTCCCGGTCGCCGAAGCCGAAGCCGCGCTAGCCAACACCCAGGCCCAACTAGAGGTGCTCGGCAGCAACGTACAAACGTCGCAGCGCACCTCCCAGGCGAGTCAGGCGCAAATTGGGGCGGCTCGCGCCCGCCTGGAAGAGCAGCAGAAAGAATACAACCGCTACCGGCAGCTGCTGGCCGATGAGGCCGTGACGCGTCAACAGTTTGAGCGCATTGAAACGGCCCTGCAAGTAGCCCGCTCCGACTACCAGGCCCTGCAAGGCAACTACGCCACCACGTTGTCGCGGGTGGGCGAGGTGCGCGCCCAGCGGCCGGTGCTGCTAGCCGAGCTGAAGCGCCGCCAAGTGGCCTTACAGAAAGCCCAGCTCGACCTTTCCTACACCATCATTACGGCGCCCTACAATGGCAAGATGGGCCGCCAGACCATTCAGGAAGGCCAGCTTATTCAGGCCGGCCAACCCCTAGCCTACATCGTGAACGAAGACGCGGGTAAGTGGGTGACGGCCAACTTCAAGGAGACGCAGCTGCGCAACATGCATGTGGGCCAACCCGTGCAAATCAAGACCGATGCGTACCCTGGGGAAGTGTTCAACGGGCGCATCGAATCCTTGTCGCCGGCTACCGGAGCTAGGTTTTCCCTGCTGCCTCCCGACAACGCCACCGGCAACTTCATCAAGGTGACGCAGCGCATTCCGGTACGCATTCAGCTCACCGACAAGCCCGAGAAAACCCAGCAGCTCGCCGCCGGCATGAACGCCCTCGTGACGGTGGAAAAGTAGGGCAGCCGCATGGAAGAATCCCAACCTATTTTCAAGAAGTGGGCGCCCGAATGGTTTGTGCGGGTGGTCCTTTTTATGGCTCTGCTGCCCTCGTTTGCGCCGCTGGGCTTGTACGCTAGCTTCTCCACGTACGCGGCCGGGTACTACGGCATCGAGCCCGCCGATGTGCAGTTTTCCATCCTGGCTTACTACGCGGGGCTGGTGTCCTTTTTTCCCTTTGACCCTAGGTTGTCCAGCTATCTGCTTTCGCGCCAGTATTTTATCCTGAGCGTGTCGCTGCTGGTATTCGTGACGTGGCTCTGCTCGCTGGTACACGAGCTGCCTATTTTCTTGTTTTTGCGCTTTGTGCAAGGCGTGATTGGTGCCACCGTTGGCAGCCCCTGTCTCACCCTCATCTTCTCCCGCCTTGATACCTCCCGGGCGCGGGCCATGGGTTACACAGTATTCTACGGCGCGCTGCTTACTTCAGGACCCGTCAGCACGGCGCTGGCGGGCATGGTGCTGGAAGTTTTTCCTTTCCCCACGCTTTATCAGATCTACATCCTGATTCAGCTGCCCGGCGCCTTGCTGTTGATCTTGGTGCTGAACAACGTGCGGTTGAAGAAACGTATTCCGCTCTACCAGCTGGAGTGGCCTAGCTTTGTGTTCTTCGCCGTCACGCTGCTTTCGCTGGGCTACTTGGTATCGTACGGGCAGAAGCTGTATTGGCTGGAAGACAATACCATCCGGCTTGCCTTGGTGACGGCGCTAGTGTTCGGAGCGTGTTTCGTGCTGCGCCAGCTGCACCTGAAGCGGCCGTACATCAACTTATCGGTGCTGAGCTACCGCAACTTTCGGATTGGCCTAGGGCTGTTCCTGCTTTTCTATCTGTTCCGCGGCACAACGGGCATTGCGACGGCTTACTTCGCGGGCGTACTACGCCTAGACGGCTGGCACCTAGCCGCGTTGCAAGTACCTACACTACTGGGCATTGGCATTGGCATGAGCCTAACGGTGCGCTTCGTGCTGCTCAACTATCCTCTGCGCCCCATCTGGTTGATAGGCTTTACCTTGCTGCTGGTGTATCACGTGTGGATGTATTTCCTGTTCGGGCCTTCGCAGGGACCGGCCGTGTTTGTGATGCCGCTGTTTCTGCAAGGGCTTGGGGTCGGTACGCTGATGGTGCCCATCACGGTGTTTACGCTGTCGTCGTTGCCGCCGGCTATTAGCCTCTCGGGGTCGTACACGGCGGTTACGGCGCGCTACTTAGGGTTTATCAGCTCCATTGCGCTGGTCAACTTCTTTCAACTGTATTGGCGCACCGAGAACATCAACCGCTTGGCGCAGGAAGTGCTGCCGGGTACTAGTCAGTTGGCCACGCGCTTGCAAGGCTACCAGCAAAGCCTCCACAGCAAAGGCATGGACCTAGGTTCGGCGCAGCGCGTGGCGACGCGCTTGCTGGCAAATTCTTTGGAAACGCAAAGCCAGCTGCGCTATTCCATGAGCTACTACGGCATGGTGAGCGTGGCCATTGTGCTGCTGTTGCTGCTGATTGTGGTGCTGCCGCCTGTCCGCCAAAAGGTGCTCACCTTCCGGCAACGGCCCTTGTAAGGACGTATCACGGCGCGTTCCGACGGCAACGAGTGAAAACGTTGGAGTAGGAGCTACGTTAACACAAGCTCACCTAGCTTTCTTCTTATGGCTTCTATCTCTCCTGCTTTCTCTCTTTGGACTTCGCGGATGCTGAGCGTTTTGCGCATTACCGCGGGCTTTTTGTTCATGCAACACGGCATGCAGAAGCTGTTTAACTTCCCAGCCGGTGGTCACAGTGCTGAGCTGTTTTCAATGATGGGTCTGGCGGGCGTCCTGGAGTTTGTGGGCGGCTTGCTGCTGATCTTTGGTTTGTTTACGCGGCCGGTAGCGTTCATCTTGTCGGGCCTGATGGCGGTGGCGTATTTCATGGCACATGCCCCGCAAGGCCCGCTTCCGATCGTGAACCAAGGCGAACTAGCGGTGCTCTATTGCTTTATTTTTCTCTTCTTGGCCGTGGCCGGTGCCGGTGACTGGAGCCTGGATGCGTGGCGCCAGCGCCTAGCTGCCAGGCGGTAGCTAGGTAGCCGTAGCGCAGAACAGATTTCCGTATTTCTACCTTGCTATAGCTCCCTGACCTAGGTTGCCCTTGCATTAAGTAGCTATTAAGTGAATGAGGTATTGACGAGTCTAGAATTACATTTAGGCTATTCTTTCACCTCATCATCTTACTGTTATTTATGTTGTTGAAGCAGCTATTGCTACCGAGTACTCTACTCTTTTTACCCCTAACCCTTTCCGCTCAAACCGTAACCGACCCCGCCCAAGCCACCGCTGCCCGCGACTCGCTGTTCAACCAAGCTACACTCGTCCGCCAGCAGATCGAGCAGAAAAGTACCCAGCCTCCTACCAAAGCCCCTCGGAAAGGCGCTTACCGCATCATTGCCAAGGGTTATTACGTTCCGAGTGCAGGTACAAAAGGCAGTTCTTCGCTAGCTTGGAAGCACAAGCTGATCTACCGCTATGATGGAACCCGAATCGAACTCTACACTGCTTATTTGGTAAGCGGGAAAGAGGTGCTTGAGGAGCGGCGCAATAACGGAGAACTCACATGGCTCAAGTTGCAGAACTATCAAACTCCTGCTCATACGTCTATAGACCTTCCGACCTGGCGCTCCAGTGGTACCTACGCAGCCAAGAACTACGTGTGGTGGAATAGCAAAAGCTACCTGCTGCCCAACCGTTTAGTGAAGCCGTAAGCCCGCAGGCAGCCTGCCCCAAAGACCACACCGGTTCCGGTTAGGTAGTGTTCAACTACCCAGCCGGAACCGGTTTTGGTTAGCAGATTCTACGCTTCAGCTTGCCGCTGGAGCTTGGTTAGCCTTCTTTTGCTGCGACCGTATAACGGCTGCCGCTCCCTAGTCCGGAGCTTGCCCTAACCTCATTACGCCACAGCCAACACATGATTGAAGCAGTCAAATTCTGGAACGAACCAAACAACAAATCACACTGGGCTTTCGAGATTGATCCGGAATGGCGGATATTCGGCGAGATGGTAAGGCTGGCGGCCCAAGCCGTGAAGGCCGAGAAACCCGATATTTTGCGCGTGCTAGGTGGCATCTCTCCCATCGATCCAACCTTTATCAAACGCCTAGAAGGCTATGGGGCGCTCCAAGATTTGGATGCCATTGCCATTCACGGCTTTCCGCTCGACTGGAACCTGTGGCTGATTGACGAGTGGCCCGATAAAATTGCAGAAATCAAAACGGCAACCGATCTACCTATTTGGGTGACGGAAGTTGGCGCCTCAAGCTTTGGCGCTGAGGAAGTACAGGAGTTTGGCTTGCGCCGCACGGCCGAGTTGCTGATGGGCAAAGCCCAGCGCCTTTTCTGGTACAGTCTCTACGATCTGCCGCGCACGTGGGAGGCCACCACGCGCCACCGCGAAGCCGAGGGTTCCTCGTACTACCGCCACTTCCACATGGGACTGTTGCGCGAGGATGGTACG
This Hymenobacter sp. GOD-10R DNA region includes the following protein-coding sequences:
- a CDS encoding AraC family transcriptional regulator; the protein is MLTATQFLQQNIDIDSLPACMFVQHARTEHNYPMHYHQKGQFVYVEEGLAYLYAPTKTYFIPARHYVWIPPLMEHRVFVQSPQHLLHSLCFAVDDDLAHPFYSVMGIYPVTTLLYEMLLFTERWDGHICPDDHDQYLFLQTLKMLLPQISQHPLPIVLPTTDDERLQPVLAYLHENLGEPLELSAVARQFGFSTRNLSRLFQQRMSLSFVQYLKLCRIISAMEQMLQTSKNISEIAYSVGYNSLSAFSNTFAQLVHCRPTEFVQKEHKHSKHMTRR
- a CDS encoding MFS transporter, with amino-acid sequence MEESQPIFKKWAPEWFVRVVLFMALLPSFAPLGLYASFSTYAAGYYGIEPADVQFSILAYYAGLVSFFPFDPRLSSYLLSRQYFILSVSLLVFVTWLCSLVHELPIFLFLRFVQGVIGATVGSPCLTLIFSRLDTSRARAMGYTVFYGALLTSGPVSTALAGMVLEVFPFPTLYQIYILIQLPGALLLILVLNNVRLKKRIPLYQLEWPSFVFFAVTLLSLGYLVSYGQKLYWLEDNTIRLALVTALVFGACFVLRQLHLKRPYINLSVLSYRNFRIGLGLFLLFYLFRGTTGIATAYFAGVLRLDGWHLAALQVPTLLGIGIGMSLTVRFVLLNYPLRPIWLIGFTLLLVYHVWMYFLFGPSQGPAVFVMPLFLQGLGVGTLMVPITVFTLSSLPPAISLSGSYTAVTARYLGFISSIALVNFFQLYWRTENINRLAQEVLPGTSQLATRLQGYQQSLHSKGMDLGSAQRVATRLLANSLETQSQLRYSMSYYGMVSVAIVLLLLLIVVLPPVRQKVLTFRQRPL
- the lptB gene encoding LPS export ABC transporter ATP-binding protein: MILRAEHLIKKYKARTVVNDMSVTVEQGEIVGLLGPNGAGKTTCFYMMVGMVKPNEGRIFLDNEEITRLPIYQRAQRGVGYLAQEASVFRDLTVEENILAVLQMTKLSKKEQLDKTEELLNEFSLTHVRKNLGRVLSGGERRRTEIARALAVDPKFVLLDEPFAGVDPIATEEIQGIVAKLKHKNIGILITDHDVNSTLSIVDRAYLLFEGKLLKAGTAEELAADEVVRRVYLGKNFELKRAKPAIS
- a CDS encoding DoxX family protein; the protein is MASISPAFSLWTSRMLSVLRITAGFLFMQHGMQKLFNFPAGGHSAELFSMMGLAGVLEFVGGLLLIFGLFTRPVAFILSGLMAVAYFMAHAPQGPLPIVNQGELAVLYCFIFLFLAVAGAGDWSLDAWRQRLAARR
- a CDS encoding HlyD family secretion protein codes for the protein MATTATKTDNSKRADRVIARITTWLAGLLLVALLVWGGIMGWRLLQYEETNDAQVEEYINPINSKVTGYIRKIKYQENQAVKAGDTLVIIDDRDYQLPVAEAEAALANTQAQLEVLGSNVQTSQRTSQASQAQIGAARARLEEQQKEYNRYRQLLADEAVTRQQFERIETALQVARSDYQALQGNYATTLSRVGEVRAQRPVLLAELKRRQVALQKAQLDLSYTIITAPYNGKMGRQTIQEGQLIQAGQPLAYIVNEDAGKWVTANFKETQLRNMHVGQPVQIKTDAYPGEVFNGRIESLSPATGARFSLLPPDNATGNFIKVTQRIPVRIQLTDKPEKTQQLAAGMNALVTVEK
- a CDS encoding TolC family protein — its product is MIYRSRAWILIVTISTVIAYQAQAQANLQAQLVLTLDKAWQQAEAYNKEVQLQQQQVVISQELVKDRQTERLPRVMTRGEYTYLGALYGYEPKKWLSNPESVPVPPSPHVYSAALRTEWDVYTGGRIKNQIETQAVNAELEGQRLSLTREDIRLRVAQVYLDLKRNLVYRGLTQGNITESERRLRQIQSLYKNGVVLRSDVLRAELQTSRQQLLLTEINNNITLANQRLNILMGAPEEQPNAPAEDILPATALLTGSYEDYVRQAQGQAPELRVAGLQTRLSQLRLEGTEVIRRPQVGMFAGYSYNFPNRLTFPFVPQIYSFGEVGVRVAYNITGRYYDRHAERAAELGLERQKLAEQNVLDQKRQEVKTAYVRFQETLERIRIAQQNIQQASENYRIVNSTYFNQLALLTDLLDADNQLLQSRFDLITAQVQAATQYYQLQKALGTL